A window from Halomicrobium urmianum encodes these proteins:
- a CDS encoding DUF5800 family protein, producing MTLLSFDEQGVDVVYEGTEFRLEKALIEDATGKSYPDVTDHEVLKIVEPEPTLSGEAQRIAEIVE from the coding sequence ATGACTCTCCTCTCTTTCGACGAGCAAGGCGTCGACGTGGTCTACGAGGGAACGGAGTTCCGCCTGGAGAAGGCCCTCATCGAGGACGCGACCGGCAAGTCCTACCCCGACGTCACCGACCACGAGGTGCTCAAGATAGTCGAACCCGAACCGACCCTCTCGGGGGAGGCCCAGCGGATCGCCGAGATCGTCGAATGA